The genomic window CGCATAAAGTTTTTTTAGGTAAGAAAATATTTAAATAATTTTTAATGACAAGCAACAAAAATTTAATTATCATTTTATTTGGAAAATAAATAATAAAAAAATCTTTAATATCAACAAACATAATCTCAATAAAAGGTTATAAAAACTAAGGAAAGCGCTTATAAAAACAACATTAAAATAATTTTTTACAACAAAAATCATACATAAGAAATATATACTTAATTTGAATATTGAAATAATTTATAATAAATGATTATTTTTTCTTTTTTTAAAAATACCTAAGAAAACTAAACGCGACCCTATCTTAATAAGTTAAATAAAAAACTGCAAAAATAATATAATTACTATTTTAAAAATAATGATAATTACCAATTTTTAATAAAAAATAATTTTTCTCAGCAAGTAAAAGTGCTTATTTAAAAAAATAAAAATAATTCAATAAATATTTATTAAATAATCTTGCGGATTTTATTTTTGGTTTGTAATATTTGGAATGGCAACCATTTTTATGACACTTTTTATGTAGACTAGACTGCCATTTTCTAAATTCAACGGGTGTTAAATAATTTAAACTGTCGTGAATTCGAATATTGTTGTATCAATTAACAAAATCAAATAGTTCGCATTTTAATTGTGTTAAATTTTCAAATTTTTTACCCTTAATAAATTCCGTTTTAAAGGTTTTGTAAGTTGTTTTGGCCACAGCATTATCATAAGGACAACTTTTATTGCTTAATGATCTTTTAATATTAAAGGTTATTAAAATTTCATCAATGATTTTATTTTTGAACTCATTACCGCGATCGGTATGGAAATAAAGTTATTTGCTTTAATGGTCGTGTTATCTTTATGAAAAGCTTGTTGAACACTAGTTAAGCGGTTTTGTTTGGCCCGGCATTATAGCCAATTACTTCGCAATTAAACAAGTCAATTAATAAGCAAATATAATGTCATTTTCCTCGAACTTGCACATATGTTAAATCACTAACAACAACTTCATTGGATTTTTTGTCATTAAATTCACGATTTAAAACATTACAATTTGGTCATTATTAGCTGTTATTTTGTGATTACGATATTTTAATTTGATGTATCTAGAGTATCTAGAAACCAAATTATTTTTGATCATAATGCATCTGATTTTTCGCCGCGATAAAATGATATCTTTTCTTATTAAAACAGTTTTAATTTTACAAGCCCCATAAATTTTGCGACTTTTATTAAATGTATTGACAATTTCTTGTTCATAATTATTAACTTGCTTGTTAGTGCATTTATTAGGTTGATAATAATAATACGTTGATTTTGATAAACCCAAAATCTTACATATTTTCCTCACTGAATATTTGTTTTTGTTGTTATTAATTATTGTTATTTTTTGGCCATTATCAGTGCCGCTTGCTTTAAAATATCGTTTTCCATTCGTAATTGTTTTAATTCTTTTCGTAAATAAATTAATTCATTTTCTTCATTACTTTGATATCTTTTGCTTTAAAAGAACCAAAATTATCGAATGATTTTATTCAATTATAAATAGCAGATTTTGAAATACCATATTCATTAATAATTTCAATAATGATTTTCCCGTTTTGATAAAGCATGACAATTTGTTTTTTAAATTCATCTGTATATGAATTTTTGCCCATTTTTATATTCCTACTTTCTTGATAATTTTATCTTATTTTGAAAGTCCACATAAATATGGTCCAACTTATTATAACCTATCCAATTTGTAATTTTATATTATTACTAAAATGGTTAAAAAATATAACTTTGTCTTTTCCTTGGTTAGTTTTATTTTAATAGATAAATATTTGTTAAAATAAGACATCACAAAACGATTACTTTACTCCATCTAATATTATTAGATACTCAATGACCTAACTGACAATTTTCTAAAACAACATTTTTACTTAAAATATTTGGATCTAAAGAAATAAACTGATAACCATAAAAACTATTTAATACTATAATTCCTAAAACTCCTGAATAGCGTTTTTGCATATTATTCGTAAAAACAAGAGCAAACAATCAATGCTTAATATTTTCAATATCATAATTATTTACTTAAATAATTATATAAACTTAATAAATGTTATTCTTCGCTACCAACAGCATTAATGATAGAATTAAAATCTAACAGCGGATAATAATTATGGCATAATATTGTTGTTCTAATTTTAGCAATTAATATTTTTAAAAAAGGATAATAACCTGATTCATTTTGTAATTGATTAGTATTATGAATAAACTTATCATAAATCAATTTACTATTTTCAGAAACTTTTTAATATTTTTTCATAACAAAACTTTAATGATGCTATTTATTGAGATTGAAAATAATATTTTCTAACCATCTTTGCATACTGCATAATTGCTTCCATACCAATAAGCATCATCACTATTCATATCTAAATATTGACTATGATTTTTATCTCTTATTATTAGTTTGTTACGATTATTCGTTTCAAAAACACAATTATTTATAACCAGCTAAAAGATTTTCATTATCCTCATTAACATGATATAGTAGTTTTACAAAACTAATACTTACTAATAAATAAATATTAAAAAAACTAATCATTTTTCACATTACAATTATCTCCTAAAATATTTTTAAAATTTACAGTTAGTATTAATATAATTTTATATAAAATATTTTATCATGTAATTTTAAAAATTATTATTTGATACTAAATTAATACTAAAATTTTTACTTTTCTTTTATTTATTAACTACATCAATATTCTTTTTTAAATTAAGCTTTACCTAAACTACCAAATTCTGCTAATAATTGTTTAGATTTATTCTCAACAGCGACAGTTCCCGGATTTAATAATTTTCGTGGATCATAACCTTTACTAGTTTGATCTTTTTCAGCAACAATATACTGTCTTGTTGCTTGTTGAAATTCTAACTGTAATTCCGTATTAACATTAATTTTACTAATTCCTAAACTAATTGCTTGTTTAATTTGTTCCATATCAATTCCCGAACCACCATGTAACACTAATGGTAAAGAAATATTTTCAGAAATATTTTTTAACAAATCTAATTTTAAACCATCCCAATTTTCAGGATATGGACCGTGAATATTGTTAATTCCGGCAGCTAAAAAATCAACAGCCAAGTTTTTCATTGCTTGACATTCATCAAGTGTTGCTAATTCACCAGTACCAATAACACCATCTTCTTCACCACCAATAGTTCCGACTTCGGCCTCAACAGCAACACTTTTACGATGAGCATATTTTACTACTTGGGCAGTTAATTTTAAATTTTCAGCAAGAGGATGATGACTACCATCAAACATTACTGAAGAAAAACCAGCATCAATTGCAGAGATACACGATTCAACAGTTTGACCATGGTCTAAATGTAATGCCACGGGAACAGTAACCTTAATGAAATCCATTAGATTAGTAACCAGTCCATAAACAGTTTTAACCCCCCCCATATATTTAATTGCCCCTTCCGATACTCCTAAAATTACCGGACTATTAGTTTCTTGTACTGCTTTTAAAATTGCTTTAATTCATTCTAAGTTATTAATATTAAAATGCGCAATTGCATAATTTTCTTTTCTCGCTTTTTGCAACATTACTTTTGGATTAACTAATTTTGCCATTTTTATCCCCCAAGATTAAAATTTGTTAATGTGCTTTAATTACTGCTTCAATAAATCCAATAAATAATGGATTTGGTTTGTTGCTAGGTCGCGATATAAATTCAGGGTGATATTGACTACCAATAAAAAACGGATGGTTCTTTAATTCAATAATCTCCACTAAAGATTGTTTTTTATACATGCCACTAAAAATAATTCCTTTTTCTTTAAATAAATCCAAATAGTCATTATTTACTTCATAACGATGGCGATGTCGTTCTTGGACAACCTTTTTCTTATATAATTTAGAAACAAGTGTTTTATCTTCAATATTAATATCATAATTTCCTAATCGCAATGTACCACCAATATGATTAGTTGAATTTTTTCCTCTAATTAAATGTAATATCGGATTTTTACATTCAGGAAAAAATTCTTCAGAATGAGCATCTGGCAATTTACAAACATTTTGGGCAAACTCAATTAATGCCGTTTGCATACCTAAACAAATTCCAAAATAAGGAATATGATGTTTTCTAGCATACTTAGCAGCTAATATTTTTCCTTCAATGCCGCGATAACCAAACCCGCCTGGTACAATAATGCCTTTACAATGTTTAAAGATATCTTCATAATTATTTTCATCAATATCATTGGCATCAATTCATTGAACTTTAACATCAACGCCTTTTTCATAACCAGCTAACTTTAATGATTCTAAAACAGATAAATACGCATCCGGTAATTCAATATATTTACCAACTAAATAAATCGTAATAACTTTATTTTTGGCATCACAAGCTTTTTGCAAAAACAATTTTAATTTCTTTAAATTATTATGTTTAATTTTTAAATGTAATAACGAGGTAATCGTTGTTAAAATATCTTGTTTATAAAGAACAACTGGTACTTTATAAATATTATCAACATCATAAGTACTAAAAACAGCATTACGATTGACATTACAAAATAAGGAAATTTTATCAATTAATTGTACTGACAATTTTTGTTCACTACGAGCAAGAATAATATCTGGTTGAATTCCTAACGATAATAATTCTTTAACTGAATGTTGGACTGGTTTTGTTTTAAATTCACCGCTAGCAGCAATAAATGGTACTAAAGCAGCATGAATAAATAACACATTTTCTTTCCCTTTTTCCATTCTTATTTGACGAATCGTTTCAATAAATGGTAATGACTCAATATCACCAACAGTGCCTCCAATTTCACCAATAATAATATCGGCTTTACTAGAAGTTGATGCCAAATAAATCTTATTCTTAATAATATCTGTTAAATGTGGTACTACTTGAACTGTTTTACCTTCATAATCACCATTTCGTTCTTTTTCAATTACTTCTAAATATGCTTTACCAGCAGTAATTGATGAATAGCAAGTTAAATTTTCATCAATAAAGCGTTCATAATGACCTAAATCCAAATCAGTTTCACTACCATCAGCAGTAACAAAAACTTCACCATGTTCATATGGATTCATTGTTCCCGGATCAACATTAATATATGGATCAAATTTTTGCATAAAAACCTTTAATCCACTATCTTTTAAAATATGACCAATTGAAGCACTAGCAATTCCCTTACCTAAACTAGAAACTACACCCCCAGTAATAAAAATATATTTTGTCATTATAATTCACCTTCTCTAACTCTAACAACTAGTTATTTTCTTCCATTTCCTTTTCAATTTCATCTCAATCAACTTCATCTTCTTCTTCTTCTTCTTCGTTATCAACTTCTAATTCATCTTCATTATCAATACTTTCTTCAAAAGCATCATCAACTTCATCAATAATTTCAGTAATTTCTAATTCTTTAGAGTCAATATCATCATTAATAGCAAATAAAAACTCTATTTGTTTTTTAATTTCATCAAACTTATAATCTTGTCGTAATCCTCATTCGTTATCTTGAATTAACAAAAAACGATTATCCAATACCATATCAGTATATAAATTAACCATTTCTTTTGCTTCGACTTCAATTGGTGTTTCCTTGGCAATCTTAACATAATTATAAATTTCTTTAAAACCAGCGCGTTTTAGTTTAATAAGAAATTCATATGCCAGATCAACTAGAGAATTATTCATATATTATCTCCTTCTAAATCTATGTTTGTACTAAAACTTCTTTCGGTAATAATACATATTGTTGGCTTTCAACTTGTTTACTACTTTGTTCATTAGTATTAATTAATTTAGATTTTTTTTCTAAATTAAATACTACATCATTTTTATTAATTAATTTAATTGGTTGTTCCATTAAATCTTGCTGATATAATGTTGGCTGATTAAATTCTTCAATAATTAAATAATAATCTAAATCATAATTTCCTGCAACTAACAATTTTTGATAGTTTTTTAAATCATTAGCGCTAACATTAGTAATTAATTTAAAAAATCTTCGATCAACAATGCGGTCTGTTAAATCTTGCAAAATATTATCTTCTTCTTTAGCTAACAAACTAAAAAAACCCATTAAACTATAATCATCAAGTTGTAAATAATGACTTACATTTAATTGTTCCGGATTATTTTCTTGTAATAAAAGTTCAACTAAACTAATATCAGTTTTAAACTTAAAATTTTTTGTAAACAAATATTTTAAGCGTTTAAAAATATTTACTAATAAATAATCAAAACTAATGCCAACCTTATGATTATAAATTTGTCAATACATATGGTAACGACCTAACAAATAATTTTCAATTGCAAATAATGCTTTTTCATCATAAACAATTTCATTATTAACAATTCGTAAATTTTCCATAATTCAATCAATATCAAAATTTCCATATTCAACACCTGTATAATAAGAATCTCTTAACAAATAATCCATTCGATCACAATCAAGTTGGGAACTTACTAATGATAAAAGAATTTTATTAGGATGATTTTTAACAATAATTTGACAAACAGCTTGCACATCAATATTAAATGCTTTTAAAACTTGATTAATTTGCGATTGTTCATTTTGAATAATGGCAATTGTTCATTGTTCATGATTAATTGGCGAAACTTTTTCAAAACTATGAGAAAAAGGACCATGCCCTAAATCATGTAATAAACCAGCAATTTTTGTTAAAGTTTTTTCTTCATTAGATACGTTATCAAAACTAGAATTTTTAAAAATTTTATCAATTAAATAATAAACTCCTAATGAATGACTAAAACGATTATGAACAGCACTAGGAAAAACAAATTGTCCACCACCTAATTGTAAAATTCTTCTTAAGCGTTGAAACTCTTTACTATTAATTAAAGCAATAATAACTGATTCTTGAACATTAATATTACCATAAATACTATCGCGAACCATTCATTGACTCATCATCTTACCCCGCCCTATTAAGTATTTCTAATATTTCATTAATATTATTCATAACTTTTTTTTGACCTAAAAGTTTAATTGTTTTTACTAATTGTGGTCCTGCCATTCGTTTTGAACTAGCAATTCTAATTGGCATCAATAAGTCTTTACCTTTAAGATTTAGTTCTTTTTTAATCATAGTAATAATGCCATTAATACTATCATCATCTCATTGCTTTAAATTTTCAATTAATTGCTTAAAACTATTAATGACTAATAAAGCATCATTAGTTTTTAAATATTCAATAATTTCTGTGGCCACAATATCATCTTCAATAAACATAGCAACTAAAGCACTTATTTGTTGAGCATAAATTAATTCTTGCTGATACAAACTAACTACTTCCTGTCACCAAACTAACGGATATGCTTTCATTTCATAAATTTTACATAAAAATGGAAAACATAATTCTCAATAAGCAATCGCATCTAATTTTTGAATATACTTATTATTAATTCAATTAAGTTTATTAACATCAAACCAACTACTAGATTTACTAAAACGATTTTCATCAAAAATAGCAATTAATTGCGATATTGAATAAATTTCTTGGGTGTCTGGTGGTGATCAACCTAATAAAACAAAAAAATTAAATAAAGCCTCTGGTAAATATCCTAATTCCCGATACTGACTAATAAATTGAACAATTGTCCCATCACGTTTTGACAATTTTTTCCGATTTTCATTAACAATTAATGGTAAATGACCAAAAATTGGTGGTGTTCAATTAAAAACTTCATATACTACTAATTGCTTCGAAGCATTAGATAAATGCTCCTCGCCTCGTAAAACATGACTAATTTTCATTAAATAATCATCAATAACAACAGCAAAATTATAAGTAGCAACTCCATTTGATTTAATAATAACAAAATCACTAATATCTTTACTAGCAAATATTACTTCTTTCCGTACCAAATCATTAAGAATATAAGATCTATTTTCTGGGATTCGAATTCTAATACTTGGTTTAATTCCTAAAACTTCTTTTTCTTTAATATCAATAATAGAAAGACTTCAACATTTGCCATCATAACTTGGTGCTATCCCTTGCTTAATTTGCTTTTGCTTCACTTTTGTTAATTTTTCTGCTGAACAATAACAATAATATGCCAAACTATTAGTAACAAGCTCATTAGCATATTTAATATAAATTTGTAAACGCTCAGTTTGCTGATATGGTCCAAAATTACCTAATGTATCAATAGTTTCATCAATAACAATATTTAATCATCGTAAATTATCTAATTGTGACTTAATACCATCACTAACATTTCGTTCTAAATCAGTATCTTCAATTCGTACAATAAATGTGCCATTATAATGTTTAGCAAATAAATAATTAAAAATTGCTGTTCTGGCACCACCAATATGTAAATATCCTGTCGGACTTGGCGCATAGCGTAATCTTATTTTGTTCATCTATTTATTGTCTCCATTTCTTTTAATATATAAAAAAATAAATTAGTTTTTAACTACTAATTTATTTTACACTATAATAATTACTTTATTGTGCATAAAAATGTTCAATAACTTAAAGATCTTAAACATTAAAACGGAAATAACAAATATCACCACCAGAAACTAAATAATTTTTTCCTTCAAATCGTAACTTTCCTGACAATTTAACCGCACTCTCACTACCATATTTAACTAAATCATCATAACTATAAACTTCTAATTTAATAAAACCACGAGAAATATCATTATGAATAATACTAGCACATTTAATAGCTTCCATACCACTTTTAAATGTTCAAGCACGAACCTCTTTCTTACCAGCTGTAAAAAATGTTGATAAACCTAATGTCCGATATGTTTTTGATATCATTTGATCTAAGCCTGATGTTTCTAAATTTAATGATTTTAAAAACTCTTCTTTATCATTATCTTCTAACGACGAAATTTCTAATTCTGTTTTTGCACAAACAACAATAACTTGTGATTTCTCAGCAATGGCATAATCCTTAACTTTTTCAACTCACTTATTAGTTTTATCCACTAAATCTTTTTCACTAATATTTGCAATATACAAAATCGGTTTATTAGTTAAAAAACTATGATGTTTAATCAGATTAACTTCTTCAACTGTTAATTCTAAACGACGAATCGGTTTACCATCAAATAACGCTTCTTTAATTTTCTTTAATAAATTAATTTCTTTCATTAAAACTGAATTTTTATCATTTTTAACAATTTTTTCTAATTTTTGTAATATTTTAATAACGATATCATAATCTGCTAAAATTAATTCTAAATTAATAATTTCAATATCTCTAATCGGATCAATCGTAGTTTCAATATGATTAACATTACTATCATCAAAACAACGCACAACTTCACAAATGGCATCAACTTCACGAATATGACCTAAAAACTTATTACCTAAACCATGTCCTAATGATGCTCCTTTAACAAGGCCCGCAATATCCGTAAACTCAAAATTATTAGCAATAACTTTCTCAGGTCGAAAAATTTCTTCCAACTTATTAAGTCTACTATCTGGTACTTTAACAATACCAACATTAGGGTTAATCGTTGTAAAAGGATAATTTGCTGTTTCAACTTTAGAATTCGTAATGGCATTAAATAATGTTGATTTTCCAACATTAGGCAATCCGACAATTCCCGCTTTTAAAGACATAATTTCTTTATTCCTCTTTCATATTTAATATTTAACTAATAAATAAAATGCTAATAGCATAAAATATTAATTTACTAAAACAAATATTTACCTACTGATTATACCAATAATCTTAATAAAATTTAAATTTTTCTCGTAAATGGTCGCGTTTAGTTTTCTTAGGTATTTTTAGAAAAGTAAAAAATAATCATTTACTATAAATTATTTCAATATGCAAATTAAGTATATATTTCTTATGTATGATTTTTGTTGTAAAAACTTATTTTAATGTTTTTTTTATAAGCATTTTTCTTAGTTTTTATAACCTTTTATTGAGATTATGTTTGTTGATATTAAATATTTTGTTTTATTACTTATTTTTTAAATAAAATGATAATTAAATTATCGTTGCTTTTCATTAAAAATTATTTAAATCTTTTCCTACCTAACAAAACTTTATGTTCCTTCATATTATTATCTGTGGATAGGCCACAATAAGTTGGACCATAATTATATAGACTTCGAAATTATTAAGAAAGAAGGAATATAAAAATGGGAAATAAAACCTCATATTCTGAAGAATTTAAAAAACAAATTGTCATGCTTTATCAAAACGGGAAAATCATTATTGAAATTATTAATGAATAGGGTGTTTCAAAATCTGCTATTTATAATTGAATAAAATCATTCGATAGTTCTGGTTCTTTTAAAGCAAAAGATATCAAAGTAATGAAGAAAATGAATTAATTTACTTACGAAAAGAATTAAAACAATTACGAATGGAAAATGACATTTTAAAGCAAGCCGCACTGATATGATAATGGCCAAAAAATAACAATAATTAATAACAACAAAAACAAATATTCAGTGAGGAAAATATGTAAGATTTTGGGTTTATCAAAATCAACGTATTACTTACTATCAACCTAATAAATGCACTAACTAACAAGCAAGTTAATAATTATAAACAAGAAATTGTCAATACATTTAATAAAAGTCGCAAAATTTATGGGGCCCGTAAAATTAAAGCTGTTTTAATAAGAAAAGATATCATCTTATCGCGGCGAAAAATCAGATGCATTATGATCAAAAATAATTTGGTTTCTAAATACACCAAATTAAAATATCGTAATCATAAAACAACAGCTAATAATGCCCAAATTAGTAATGTTTTAAATCGTGAATTTAATGACAAAAAACCTAATGAAGTTGTTGTTAGTGATTTAACATATGTGCAAGTTGGCGGGAAATGACACTATATTTGTTTATTAATTGACTTGTTTAATCAAGAAATAATTGGATATAATGCTGGGCCAAACAAAACCGCCGAACTAGTTCAACAAGCTTTTCATAAAATAACACGACTATTAAAGCAAATAACTTTATTTCATACCGATCGTGGTAATTAGTTCAAAAATAAAATCATTGATGAAATTTTAATAATCTTTAATATTAAAAGATCATTAAGCAATAAAGGTTGTCCTTGTGATAATGCTGTGGCCAAAACAATTTACAAAACCTTTAAAACAGAATTTATTAAGAATAAAAAATTTGAAAATTTAACACAATTAAAATGCGAACTATTTGATTTTGTTAATTGATACAACAATATTTGAATTCACGGTAGCTTAAATTATTTAACACCCGTTGAATTTAGAGAAAATGACAGTCTACATAAAAAGTGTCCTAAAAAAGGTTGCCACTCTACTTTATGCGCCCAAATTGCAATTGTTATTGGAAAAACTGAACTTTTTTATATATAATTACTATTAAACATATTATAGAAACGAGGACATATTATGGAGTTGAAAGCTATTGGTGCTTCAAACGGAATTGCCATTGCTAAAGTATATAAGTTAATTGAACAACGAATTAAAGTTGAAAAAGAACAAGTTACTAATATTAAAGAGCAATTAAAAAATTTAGAACAAGCATTGGATGTATCGCTTAATGAAATTCGAAAATTGTATACTGAAACTCTTAAAAAACTTGGCGAAGATAAAGCAAAAATTTTTTTGGCTCATGAGCAAATTATTAGTGACCCAACTATTATTGATGAAATAAAACAGATTATTACTAGTGAACAAATTACTAGTTCGTATGCGAGTTTTATTGTTGCTAATAAATATATTGCGATGTTTAAAACGATGGATGATGCTTATATGCGTGAAAGAGCAAGTGATATTGAAGATGTTACTAATCGTTTAATTAAGCATTTATTAGGAATGCAAATTCAGGATTTAGCAATTATTGATAAAGAAGTAATTATTGTTAGTTCTGATTTAACGCCATCACAAACAGCACAATTAAATCCAGAATTTGTGAAAGGATTTCTTTGCGAAATTGGCGGCAGAACATCACATGCGGCAATTATGGCGCGTAGTTTAGAAATTCCTGCTATTTTAGGATTAGAAAATATTACTAGTAAAGTAAATAATGATGATTTAATTATTATGGATGGAAAAAGTGGCGTGGTCATAACTAATCCTAGTAGTGCTCAACAAGTTAAATGAAAAGAATTACAAACGCAATGAAAAATTAAGCAACAACAATTGCAAAAATATAAGAATGAGCCAACAATAACTTTAGATGGTCATAAAGTTACTTTAGAAGGAAATATTGGTTCTTTTCATGATGTTGATAGTGTTATTGATAATGGCGGTAATGGAGTTGGATTATTTCGTTCGGAATTTTTATATATGAATAGTAATCAATGACCAACTGAAGAAGAACAATTCCAAGCATATAAAGCTGTCTTAGAGAAAATGCCTAACAATGTGGTTGTTATTCGGACACTTGATATTGGTGGCGATAAACATTTATCGTATTATCAGTTTGAATTGGAAATTAATCCTTTTTTAGGTTATCGAGCAATTCGTTTGTGTTTAGATCAAGTTGATGTTTTTAAAACGCAATTGCGAGCATTACTAAGAGCATCGGTTTATGGTAAATTAGCAATTATGTTTCCTATGATTGCTACTGTGAATGAGT from Spiroplasma endosymbiont of Agriotes lineatus includes these protein-coding regions:
- the ptsP gene encoding phosphoenolpyruvate--protein phosphotransferase; this encodes MELKAIGASNGIAIAKVYKLIEQRIKVEKEQVTNIKEQLKNLEQALDVSLNEIRKLYTETLKKLGEDKAKIFLAHEQIISDPTIIDEIKQIITSEQITSSYASFIVANKYIAMFKTMDDAYMRERASDIEDVTNRLIKHLLGMQIQDLAIIDKEVIIVSSDLTPSQTAQLNPEFVKGFLCEIGGRTSHAAIMARSLEIPAILGLENITSKVNNDDLIIMDGKSGVVITNPSSAQQVKWKELQTQWKIKQQQLQKYKNEPTITLDGHKVTLEGNIGSFHDVDSVIDNGGNGVGLFRSEFLYMNSNQWPTEEEQFQAYKAVLEKMPNNVVVIRTLDIGGDKHLSYYQFELEINPFLGYRAIRLCLDQVDVFKTQLRALLRASVYGKLAIMFPMIATVNEFKEAKAITLQCKEVLKQENIAVSDDIQIGMMVEIPIAAVMSDIFSQYADFVSIGTNDLIQYGIAVDRMSRKVSYLYQPYHPGILRLIKMTIDGSHLNKKWVGMCGEMAGEILALPLLLGMGLDYFSMSSTSILEARKIINSLTKKETVVLANEALKCHNENEVIDLVTKFLQEKKLI
- the ychF gene encoding redox-regulated ATPase YchF, translated to MSLKAGIVGLPNVGKSTLFNAITNSKVETANYPFTTINPNVGIVKVPDSRLNKLEEIFRPEKVIANNFEFTDIAGLVKGASLGHGLGNKFLGHIREVDAICEVVRCFDDSNVNHIETTIDPIRDIEIINLELILADYDIVIKILQKLEKIVKNDKNSVLMKEINLLKKIKEALFDGKPIRRLELTVEEVNLIKHHSFLTNKPILYIANISEKDLVDKTNKWVEKVKDYAIAEKSQVIVVCAKTELEISSLEDNDKEEFLKSLNLETSGLDQMISKTYRTLGLSTFFTAGKKEVRAWTFKSGMEAIKCASIIHNDISRGFIKLEVYSYDDLVKYGSESAVKLSGKLRFEGKNYLVSGGDICYFRFNV
- the rpoE gene encoding DNA-directed RNA polymerase subunit delta, which codes for MNNSLVDLAYEFLIKLKRAGFKEIYNYVKIAKETPIEVEAKEMVNLYTDMVLDNRFLLIQDNEWGLRQDYKFDEIKKQIEFLFAINDDIDSKELEITEIIDEVDDAFEESIDNEDELEVDNEEEEEEDEVDWDEIEKEMEENN
- the fba gene encoding class II fructose-1,6-bisphosphate aldolase, which produces MAKLVNPKVMLQKARKENYAIAHFNINNLEWIKAILKAVQETNSPVILGVSEGAIKYMGGVKTVYGLVTNLMDFIKVTVPVALHLDHGQTVESCISAIDAGFSSVMFDGSHHPLAENLKLTAQVVKYAHRKSVAVEAEVGTIGGEEDGVIGTGELATLDECQAMKNLAVDFLAAGINNIHGPYPENWDGLKLDLLKNISENISLPLVLHGGSGIDMEQIKQAISLGISKINVNTELQLEFQQATRQYIVAEKDQTSKGYDPRKLLNPGTVAVENKSKQLLAEFGSLGKA
- a CDS encoding CTP synthase, encoding MTKYIFITGGVVSSLGKGIASASIGHILKDSGLKVFMQKFDPYINVDPGTMNPYEHGEVFVTADGSETDLDLGHYERFIDENLTCYSSITAGKAYLEVIEKERNGDYEGKTVQVVPHLTDIIKNKIYLASTSSKADIIIGEIGGTVGDIESLPFIETIRQIRMEKGKENVLFIHAALVPFIAASGEFKTKPVQHSVKELLSLGIQPDIILARSEQKLSVQLIDKISLFCNVNRNAVFSTYDVDNIYKVPVVLYKQDILTTITSLLHLKIKHNNLKKLKLFLQKACDAKNKVITIYLVGKYIELPDAYLSVLESLKLAGYEKGVDVKVQWIDANDIDENNYEDIFKHCKGIIVPGGFGYRGIEGKILAAKYARKHHIPYFGICLGMQTALIEFAQNVCKLPDAHSEEFFPECKNPILHLIRGKNSTNHIGGTLRLGNYDINIEDKTLVSKLYKKKVVQERHRHRYEVNNDYLDLFKEKGIIFSGMYKKQSLVEIIELKNHPFFIGSQYHPEFISRPSNKPNPLFIGFIEAVIKAH
- a CDS encoding HD domain-containing protein — its product is MMSQWMVRDSIYGNINVQESVIIALINSKEFQRLRRILQLGGGQFVFPSAVHNRFSHSLGVYYLIDKIFKNSSFDNVSNEEKTLTKIAGLLHDLGHGPFSHSFEKVSPINHEQWTIAIIQNEQSQINQVLKAFNIDVQAVCQIIVKNHPNKILLSLVSSQLDCDRMDYLLRDSYYTGVEYGNFDIDWIMENLRIVNNEIVYDEKALFAIENYLLGRYHMYWQIYNHKVGISFDYLLVNIFKRLKYLFTKNFKFKTDISLVELLLQENNPEQLNVSHYLQLDDYSLMGFFSLLAKEEDNILQDLTDRIVDRRFFKLITNVSANDLKNYQKLLVAGNYDLDYYLIIEEFNQPTLYQQDLMEQPIKLINKNDVVFNLEKKSKLINTNEQSSKQVESQQYVLLPKEVLVQT
- the gltX gene encoding glutamate--tRNA ligase, which codes for MNKIRLRYAPSPTGYLHIGGARTAIFNYLFAKHYNGTFIVRIEDTDLERNVSDGIKSQLDNLRWLNIVIDETIDTLGNFGPYQQTERLQIYIKYANELVTNSLAYYCYCSAEKLTKVKQKQIKQGIAPSYDGKCWSLSIIDIKEKEVLGIKPSIRIRIPENRSYILNDLVRKEVIFASKDISDFVIIKSNGVATYNFAVVIDDYLMKISHVLRGEEHLSNASKQLVVYEVFNWTPPIFGHLPLIVNENRKKLSKRDGTIVQFISQYRELGYLPEALFNFFVLLGWSPPDTQEIYSISQLIAIFDENRFSKSSSWFDVNKLNWINNKYIQKLDAIAYWELCFPFLCKIYEMKAYPLVWWQEVVSLYQQELIYAQQISALVAMFIEDDIVATEIIEYLKTNDALLVINSFKQLIENLKQWDDDSINGIITMIKKELNLKGKDLLMPIRIASSKRMAGPQLVKTIKLLGQKKVMNNINEILEILNRAG